Part of the Crossiella cryophila genome, CGTCGTTCGCTGACGCCGCTCCGTTCTCGGAGCCCCTCAGTCGAACCAGCGGAACAGGACCATGGACACGGGTTTCTTCAGCGACGGCCGGATCTGGCTGTCCACACGGGATCAACCGCGACCTCAGCACGTTCGCGAAGTAGACAATCGGATATCGGCCGCTGAGGCGCTGAGCCTGTGCCGGGACGGGATTTCCCCGCACTGGCAAGGAGATTGGGCCGGGCTGCGGCAGCTGTTGCGTGCGATGGATCGACGGATGCCCTGGCGCGGTGGGGATTTCGGGCGTTGGCGGCAGCATCAGGCGTGGCGCTCGGCAGTGCTCGGGCGGGTGCTGGTGACGCTGGATGGCGGGTTGACGCTGGCCGGGGCGCCGGAGGTGCGGGCGGCGTGCGCTCAGGTCTATGGGGAGATCGGCGGGGTGGCGTTGGTGTCGGCTCGCGAGTTGTTCGGGGTGCTGGGGGCGTACGAGTGGCGGCGGACGGGGGTTTTCGTGCCTGGGTTGGGCGCGCGTATCCATCCGCACTATGGGGTGTTCCCGCCTACCCGGCATGAGTATGTGGATCTGGTGGCGGAGGCTTCGGCTGGGTTGGCGGGTGGGCTGGCTTTTGATGTGGGGACTGGGACGGGGGTGTTGGCTGCGGTGCTGGCGGGGCGGGGGTTGCGGGTGGTGGCGACTGATGTTGATCCGCGGGCGGTGGAGTGTGCGCGGGACAACGTTGCGCGGCTTGGGTTGGGGGCGCGGGTTGAGGTGCGGGTGGCGGATCTTTTTCCGGCTGGGCGGGCGGATGTGGTGGTGTGCAATCCGCCTTGGCTGCCGGGGCGGGTTCGGGGTGGGTTGGATCGGGGGGTGTTTGATCCGGGTGGGCGGATGCTGGGGGCGTTTCTGGATCGGTTGGCTCGGCATTTGGTGCCGGGTGGGGAGGGGTGGTTGGTGATGTCGGATTTGGCGGAGTTGTTGGGGTTGCGGGAGGTTGGGGCGTTGGGGGCGGCTGTGGAGGGGAGCGGGTTGCGGGTGGTGGGGAGTCGGGCTACTCGGGCTCGGCATCGGCGGGGTGGGGATGGTCCGTTGGGGGTGGCTCGGGCTGCCGAGGTGATCACGTTGTGGCGGTTGGCTGT contains:
- a CDS encoding methyltransferase, with product MPWRGGDFGRWRQHQAWRSAVLGRVLVTLDGGLTLAGAPEVRAACAQVYGEIGGVALVSARELFGVLGAYEWRRTGVFVPGLGARIHPHYGVFPPTRHEYVDLVAEASAGLAGGLAFDVGTGTGVLAAVLAGRGLRVVATDVDPRAVECARDNVARLGLGARVEVRVADLFPAGRADVVVCNPPWLPGRVRGGLDRGVFDPGGRMLGAFLDRLARHLVPGGEGWLVMSDLAELLGLREVGALGAAVEGSGLRVVGSRATRARHRRGGDGPLGVARAAEVITLWRLAVR